Part of the Leptospira montravelensis genome, AATACCACCGAATCCAAAGTTCGACATTCCCTAAAATTCCATCCGGTTCCGGTTCTATATCTAAATGTAAAACTTTTCCTGTATCCATTTGGATTTGAATCAAATGATGAAGGAGTTCGGTGATATTTTGAGTAGCAGATTTGACTCTTTGTTTCCTTTCTGCATCCGTTTTGTCAAAAAATTGATAGGATATGGGAGGTGTCGAAACTCCTCCTTCCAAACCTTCCGGTAATAATTGTGATAAAATAGAGAACAAACGAAGTGTATAATTCAATCGATCCGTGGTGGCCCAATCAGGATGATAAACATTCTCTTTAACGGCTGTATTATGAAAGCCACCGTAAGGAAACCCATTGATCAAAAAAACGTAAAATCCTTCCTTGGTTAACCAAGCCTGGAATTCAGAAATAATATCTGGTTTTATAAGTTCAAGCGAAGCTTCATTGGATAACCTTAGTCCAATGCCCATCGGTGCATTCGGTGATACATTCGCACGAATCATTGGAAGATTTTCTTTGAGTTGCAAAAAATGATCCGACCAAGTTTCCCCTGGATGGATATTAGAACAGTATGTAAGATGTCCGTATTTAGTTTTCATAGATAGGTTTCTAAGAAATTTACAGAAGTATCTATTGTTTTTAAATCCATTTCATGAACTTCCAAAGATTTTCCAATTTCAGCTAACAATACTATGGTGAGTTGACCCCCCAAATGTTCTCGAAACTCCTCTAATCCCAAATATAAATTCCGTTTTTCTCCATCCGATAACATAGGATGATAAATTGAAAACCCAAGTGTTTTCAATAAAGAAAGAATCCGTATACAATCGTCTTTTGATAAAAAATCTTTTTGATAAGAATAAACCGTATCCAGTGCCATACCAATCGCCACAGCTTCTCCATGTCTTAAAGAAAACTGAGTTAGGTATTCTAATTTATGAGCAGACCAATGTCCAAAATCCAATGGCCGAGAAGATCCAAATTCAAACGGGTCACCATTGGAAATATGATCCATATGTAGTTCTGCACAGCGGTGGATCAGATTAGCCATTGTATTTAAATTTCGATTTAATAATGCACTGGCATTTGATTCGATCCAATGAAAAAAATCTTTATCTTTGATTAACGCCACTTTGACAGCTTCGGCCATACCAGAGCGCCAGTCTCTATCATCTAAACTTTCTAAAAATCGGAGGTCGTTAAACACGGCAACAGGTGGGGCAAAGGTGCCTAGAAAATTTTTTTTACCTTGGTAATTGATGCTATTTTTCACTCCCACACCGGAATCATTTTGTGAAAGCACAGTCGTTGGGATTCGAACCAAACGAATACCGCGGTGAGACACAGCCGCTACATATCCAACCAAATCGAGAATTGCTCCTCCTCCTATGACAAGGAAATAGGAATGTCTATCGACTCCATTTGTATTTACAGCATTGACTAAAAATTCCCAAAGTTCTTGGTTATTTTTACATTCTTCACCACCGGGTATTTGAATTATATCTCCTGTTAGCTGAAGAAAAGTTTCCAAATCCTGAAAGTAATTTTTTATATCTGAAACTAAATTCGGATGATACTGGATCAGTCTTTCATCTAGCACCACCATTACTTTTTTAACAAGGCCCTGTTTTTTTTCTGAAATAAAAAAATTTCTTAAAACTGGATTATCTATTTGAAAAATATCTTTAGTAAAGTGAACTTTATATCTATAAGTGATTTGAAACTCTGAAATAAGAGGAGAAAAAAAATCTTCAATCATAAAAAATCTCTAGGTTACAGAAAACGATTTTGCTAAAACCAAAGAAAGGGGTAATAAACAAAATATAACAATTGCGGTAGGCAAAAATCCGAAACTTGCAGCAAAAGATGCATTCAAAAGAATGAGGGTAATCACTCCCATCTTAACTGCCTTTCCAATCATTGGACCAATTGGATTTTGATGGGCTCGAATTAGCGGTGGGATAACCATCGCTATATGTAAAACCACAAAAGGGATACTTTTCATTAAATTTCCCAATCGAAACGACAAATAAGAGATACAAATAAAAACAACAAAGTATAAAACACCAGCTAATAACAAAGGTATCTTTTTTCCGCCGTGAACTTCGCCGCGACTCACCATCGTTATAGCAGCTATATAAAAAATGGGAAGAATAGAAAGAGAAATTTCGAATGTTTTGATTTCGGATACCAAACTCATTCCGAGAATTAAATTACCACCGCGACACATTCCCATTACAATTGGACCAAATACGGAATGATGTTTCGCAAAACGATTGTAAGTAAGAATTAGGACAATAATGCTAAAGGCAATCCATCCACTTGTGATTTGGTATAAAAAAGCAAATCCGAGCCCCATTCCTAAAAGTAAAATTCCAAAAACCAATGCAGATTTTTTAGAAACTTTTCCACTTGGAATTGGTCGTTCTGGCCTTTCTTTTATGTCAATGGATACATCAAAATAATCATTTAATACGACTCCACCGCCATACAAACCTATTGTGGAAAGTAATAGAAAAATAGGGGTATTGTCTTTCCAAACGAAACCAACTATGGCCATACCAGCAAGTATATCAGCCAGTGCCGTTACTACATTTGCCGGTCGAAACAGTGTAATGTAAGCTTTTAGATTCATTTATTGGATGAAGAGAGAATTTTTATTGGGAACCGGTTGTTGGCCACCCCTAAGGATAGAGTTGCCATGAAACTTAGCATTTGGATCGGGTTGGA contains:
- the eboC gene encoding UbiA-like protein EboC (EboC, a homolog the polyprenyltransferase UbiA, belongs to system of proteins involved in the trafficking of precursor metabolites to an extracytoplasmic compartment so that the biosynthesis of certain natural products, such as scytonemin, can be completed.), whose translation is MNLKAYITLFRPANVVTALADILAGMAIVGFVWKDNTPIFLLLSTIGLYGGGVVLNDYFDVSIDIKERPERPIPSGKVSKKSALVFGILLLGMGLGFAFLYQITSGWIAFSIIVLILTYNRFAKHHSVFGPIVMGMCRGGNLILGMSLVSEIKTFEISLSILPIFYIAAITMVSRGEVHGGKKIPLLLAGVLYFVVFICISYLSFRLGNLMKSIPFVVLHIAMVIPPLIRAHQNPIGPMIGKAVKMGVITLILLNASFAASFGFLPTAIVIFCLLPLSLVLAKSFSVT
- a CDS encoding 3-dehydroquinate synthase; protein product: MIEDFFSPLISEFQITYRYKVHFTKDIFQIDNPVLRNFFISEKKQGLVKKVMVVLDERLIQYHPNLVSDIKNYFQDLETFLQLTGDIIQIPGGEECKNNQELWEFLVNAVNTNGVDRHSYFLVIGGGAILDLVGYVAAVSHRGIRLVRIPTTVLSQNDSGVGVKNSINYQGKKNFLGTFAPPVAVFNDLRFLESLDDRDWRSGMAEAVKVALIKDKDFFHWIESNASALLNRNLNTMANLIHRCAELHMDHISNGDPFEFGSSRPLDFGHWSAHKLEYLTQFSLRHGEAVAIGMALDTVYSYQKDFLSKDDCIRILSLLKTLGFSIYHPMLSDGEKRNLYLGLEEFREHLGGQLTIVLLAEIGKSLEVHEMDLKTIDTSVNFLETYL